In Esox lucius isolate fEsoLuc1 chromosome 3, fEsoLuc1.pri, whole genome shotgun sequence, the sequence CAGCAGGCTTGTTGATAGCGACAAGCATTTCTCTGAAGGAAATCTAGGTGAAAGGCTACACAAACTAGATGGTATTGAGGATTTGCAATGCCAATCATTTTGTATATTCCATTTCATTCAAATttacaaaaactaaaatggttATACATTCTTTAAAATCCAGTAACACAGAGTGTTTTTCATTATAACCTATTTTTGAAGATAAATTATTCAAGTGCAAAAGTGTGAACAGTATTTGTCTGGAAGTGAGTGTGATTTAAGAGCTGGTTAATGTTTATGCATGATCATTAGCAGATTATTTGCTATTACACTGCCATCTAGGGGTTAGAATGGAAAAGTGTTCGGCCTTAAGAGGCTTTTCTACAAACACAGAGGAAAATGTCTTTTTTACCAGACCTTCATAAAACAATCAGATAAATGCTTCCAGTTTCAGTCACAATACCATAACCAAGTGCACTGCAGAATAAATGCAGAGGAAGATTAACCAAAACATTATTGATTCTGAACAGCATAAGAACAATAAGCTTTACATACTTTACAGATGAATAGCacatgtaatacaaaaaaaatgcattcagtGACCTGGGGTGCACCATGATTCAATCCAGCCAGCTGCTCTTTCAGGAAAACAAACTATCCACTTTTTTCCCCAGAATCTATCAAAATGATGAAACAACCCCCAGTATAAAATTAACATGAATTCACATTAATCATTAAAGAGCTCtttggaaagttttttttttaaagtgcttTAATAGCTTGTTACTTAATGTTCTTCCCTTTTCATCActttattatgaaatatttgattaaacaGTTTCTCAACTTCTAGCATCTTTGAGTCCCTTTTAATGATGTCTTGTGAACACTGGTGCTGCTGAGAGCCAAAATGTTCTGTTAGGTGAATATGTTTCCTTTCATATCAGCAGGTAATCCAACTGTTATGGGGCAACCAATTATGTATTTTCAAGGTAAAAAGGTCTTTGTGTTTCAATATTAACTGCAATTTCATACAAGCAAGCATGAGTTCTGTGAACAATTTAGTGTGTAATTTAGTTATTGTGGCCTTATCTCACAACCATACACAAAGATTATACAAATCTGATGATGCAATAAAAAgttttatttgattatataaaaaaattaagtcCATGCAATACAATTGCCGGCACCATCTCTTTTCATCAATCTAGAATGTCACTAAAGAGCTTCCTCTTCTTTGATTCGCCCATCTGCACTTCCTGCCATTGGGCCTGCCTCTTCACAAAGTGGGTCAGTGCAAATTTGGCCCAAATGTGACGAGCAAACTGGTCTGATCTCAGCTGGTTCTCACaagaaactgagagaaaaagagcgagagaggcaaagagaaacagaaagagcaaAGTTATTAGCCATGTTCAGGAGCATCCAAATCAAAAGGTTTTAGCTCCAAAATTTAAGGCCCAAACACTAACCAGTAAACAAGCAAACACTAACCAGTATAAGCAGCAAACAAGCAAACATGAATCAGTAAACAAGCAAACACTAACCAGTAAACAAGCAAACCCTAACCAGTAAACAAGCGGGTAGCTACTAGAAACCCCACTCTGGACTGACAGCCAAATTCAGCTGCAACATCAACACATTTGGCTCATCTTACCCAATTCCTTAGCGATGCTCTGTCTCTGGGGGACAGTGGCACTGGTCCAGATTGCCTCCAACACCCGGCTGCCATACCTGGAGCAGGCCATCTGGACATACTGGCCCTGGGTGCCGTGAAAGGACATGacatggagggagacaggaaaaAGGGGATTTGGAGATTCAGGGACTGCTGTGGGTAGGTGATCTATGAGACAGGCAGCTTTGGACCGACAATCAGAGAAGTCTTCTATTCAGGTTCTCATCCCCTCCCATCCTACCTCCAGTCTCCTCAGGATCTTGCCCCGCCCCTTATCGCTGGACGACGTCACCAGGAGCTGCAGAACATGGCTGCCTGTTTGGTCGGTGCCCAGGGTCAGGTGGTCAGCAGGGGTCAGGGAGCGTAGGCTGTTCAGTAGCAAGGAGCGGTCTTTGAACTTGGCCAGTGACTGGACTAAACGGGAGCCGTGGTAACAGATGGAAGATAGGGGGCGCTAGAGTGGGAAAGTAAAAGAAGTTGTAGGTAGTTCTGTGGATTTACATGACAGAGCCCTTCTCTGTCCTGTCACCCCAACCAGGAAGCTTAGACAGAAGCATAAACTAACTGTTGCTCTGGGATAAAATGTACTGCTACGTGTACTGTAAATGCCTCTATAGTTAATAGAggcatatacagtacaggcatATGCAGAGTCTATAGATTGTGAGCCATGGTGTCAGATCCAAAATTGACCAAAGTGAAAGTAATTCAGTAAATTTGAGGCCAATACCTCCGTCAGTGTGTCGCCCTCTGTGGTCTCAGAGCAGTAGTACACATCATGTGTGAGCAGGGACAAgaagagaggcaggcaggctgtGTGTCGGGAAGCAGGCTCAGCACAGTGAAAAGCTCGGAGGAGGCTTTGCATCATTTCCCCCTGTTTCTCCTCCCACTCTGCACAGCTGTCAGTCAGCTGGACAATCACACCCATGTGACCCGCTGCCAAGATGGCCTCCAGTCCCTCCGTTAACTCATCAAACACCTTCAAAAACTGTGGAGGACAGAAGTAGTGGAGGCCGAGTTATTGTTCTGTAGTATCACGCACTCCAATGAACAGATACAATTCAGTGCCTATTATAATATAGATTCAGGATTAATATAGACTTTTATTAACAACGTTGCTAGTAACCAAGTAACTAGTAGAGCTGTCCTGATTAAAACAATTGTTCGAACGTGtgtagatgggggggggggggggggggggggcggtaaATGAGCCTATTGGAAGCTAGGGATAGGTAGGGGTCCATGATGATACGAGTGCCAGGTTGGAACCAGGACGCCGGGGTTATCACCCCTAAACAAGTATCATGATAAGGTTTAAATATATTGAAAGGTCATGTACTCCTATAATTCCGatccagcacagccagaaaagaGCTAGCCACCCTTCATTCTGGCTCCCATtttggtttcttcctaaaatacataaataataataacccaCAGGTTATGTGTTATTCTCTATCTGTAAGCTGTGACAACCACTGACTGTAAACAGGTCTTTCTAAAATAAGTGGGATTGATTGGTAGACAGGAACAAAACATTGGGAATacttggagaggttggagtctgtttgattgagtgtgtggacaggtgtcttttatacaggtaacgagttaaaacaggtgcagttaatacaggtaatgagtggagaaaaggagggcttcttaaagaaaaactaacaggtctgtgagagccggaattcttactggttggtaggtgatcaaatacttatgtcatgcaataaaatgctaattaattacttaaaaatcatacaatgtgattttctggattcttgttttagattctgttactcacagttgaagtgtacctatgataaaaaattacagactttacatgctttgttagtgggaaaacctgcaaaatcggcagtgtatcaaatacttgttctccccactgtaaaaatGTAGAACATGTATATGAATATCATGATGACTAAACCAACACCTGCGTTTTGAGACTGTAACACAAATTTTCTTCCCAAGATGATTCCAGAGAAACCACGAATCATACACGTGTCATTTGTGACTGCTCTACCAACAACCTACTGACCAAACAACTGACCTGTCAACTACATTTCCATGGTGACAGTCTAATCCAGTGTGACAGGGAGGTGACATATTGGCCTACCATTTTGTAACTGGCGGAGGCCGCTGTCAGTCTCTGTATGGGGAAGTTGGCGATTGGATGGATGGCCAGGTTGACCAGTTGACCCTTGAGGTGGTTCTTATAGAGGTCCCGCAGCAAGGCCTTGTGGGATAGCTGGATGACTGTCTCAATGAGCCGACTACAGGCCGCGTCCTTCAGAAAGACCAACAGGGGACTAGGAGACGAAGTCACAGACAGCAGGCACATTAAAACCAGAAGGACAGACATTCACCTTTGGCTAGAGGACGGCTCACACACCTGACTCCAGGAGCGGAACTGAGCGATGTCAGGTAGCCCACAATGCCTCTGGTCAGCTGCTTGCAGAGCTTGGGCCGGCCTCTGTGACACACCATCAACATGTTCTGTAACACCGCGCTAGCCACCGgatctgtcacacacactgacaggagaagagacagaggacgTCACACGAAATCTAAAATAGTAACTGTACAGAGGTGCTATGAAGTGCAGCGAGGGGCTACAGTCAATGGCTTTATGACAGAAGCCTTACCATTTACATGTTCCATCAATGAGGTAGACAGGTGTTTGAGTTCCCACCAAAAGGATGTTGGCACTTCAAAGTATGTCAGCTGAGTTGGGACATTCCTGTCCTTGACACCTGGAACACGATACACAGACAAGTTAACCtaatgtgtatgagtgtgtgtttggatagtgtgtgtgtgtgtgtgtgtgtgtgtgtacctgggcgTGCTGTATCAGAGCGGGCTGGACCGAGGCAGCCTGCCAGAACATGTATGAGTGTTCTAGCCACGTGCGagccatgtgtgtgtctgatgaaCTCTGCACAGTGGTCCTTCATGACAcgacagagggagagaaccTGGGGCTCCAGCACACCACAGTCCTCGGCTTCCCCTTCTGTGGTGGCGGACTGGTCCTCCAATGGGCTCTTTTCTAAGAGAGAATATGAAcaaaagcattcaattcatGTGATTTTATTCGATTTAGAAGTACTCTAAAACAAGCAATTTCCAGGGCTAAACATTGTTTTCTGTCACAGTCTATATGGTGGGCTATCTTCCAGGGGCTGGatgtacagtaatgtgaaaCAGCAAGTACACCCCTCTTTTTTTCCTTaatacatacagttaggtccagaaataattggacactgacagaagttttgttattttga encodes:
- the LOC105021369 gene encoding nucleolar protein 9 isoform X2, which gives rise to MEENNQWRDKGLKRKHPGDQERMSGGRGGGRGGGKRGGSGRGGGERDGVGRGGVKRSGDKERNRGVGNCDAEAKRGGGTGEGGAKKRLDALSVGYFRRVGERLSEGFTEDEERVLFVENVLAEVKGQAALVAMDVTGSVTLQRLLPLASLSQVGEVLAELGGESGSALKTVSCDKCGGHVVESALRQMPRWREKSPLEDQSATTEGEAEDCGVLEPQVLSLCRVMKDHCAEFIRHTHGSHVARTLIHVLAGCLGPARSDTARPGVKDRNVPTQLTYFEVPTSFWWELKHLSTSLMEHVNVCVTDPVASAVLQNMLMVCHRGRPKLCKQLTRGIVGYLTSLSSAPGVSPLLVFLKDAACSRLIETVIQLSHKALLRDLYKNHLKGQLVNLAIHPIANFPIQRLTAASASYKMFLKVFDELTEGLEAILAAGHMGVIVQLTDSCAEWEEKQGEMMQSLLRAFHCAEPASRHTACLPLFLSLLTHDVYYCSETTEGDTLTERPLSSICYHGSRLVQSLAKFKDRSLLLNSLRSLTPADHLTLGTDQTGSHVLQLLVTSSSDKGRGKILRRLEGQYVQMACSRYGSRVLEAIWTSATVPQRQSIAKELVSCENQLRSDQFARHIWAKFALTHFVKRQAQWQEVQMGESKKRKLFSDILD
- the LOC105021369 gene encoding nucleolar protein 9 isoform X1, translating into MVGSVLLSERLVVSHTTPCALLLQREDTSAAGKMEENNQWRDKGLKRKHPGDQERMSGGRGGGRGGGKRGGSGRGGGERDGVGRGGVKRSGDKERNRGVGNCDAEAKRGGGTGEGGAKKRLDALSVGYFRRVGERLSEGFTEDEERVLFVENVLAEVKGQAALVAMDVTGSVTLQRLLPLASLSQVGEVLAELGGESGSALKTVSCDKCGGHVVESALRQMPRWREKSPLEDQSATTEGEAEDCGVLEPQVLSLCRVMKDHCAEFIRHTHGSHVARTLIHVLAGCLGPARSDTARPGVKDRNVPTQLTYFEVPTSFWWELKHLSTSLMEHVNVCVTDPVASAVLQNMLMVCHRGRPKLCKQLTRGIVGYLTSLSSAPGVSPLLVFLKDAACSRLIETVIQLSHKALLRDLYKNHLKGQLVNLAIHPIANFPIQRLTAASASYKMFLKVFDELTEGLEAILAAGHMGVIVQLTDSCAEWEEKQGEMMQSLLRAFHCAEPASRHTACLPLFLSLLTHDVYYCSETTEGDTLTERPLSSICYHGSRLVQSLAKFKDRSLLLNSLRSLTPADHLTLGTDQTGSHVLQLLVTSSSDKGRGKILRRLEGQYVQMACSRYGSRVLEAIWTSATVPQRQSIAKELVSCENQLRSDQFARHIWAKFALTHFVKRQAQWQEVQMGESKKRKLFSDILD